One window from the genome of Dolosigranulum savutiense encodes:
- the metG gene encoding methionine--tRNA ligase, translated as MVENKNYYVTTPIYYPSGKLHIGNTYTTVACDVLARYKRLQGANTFFLTGTDEHGQKIQQKAADQGLSPQAYVDQMADSIKSLWNYLEISNDDFIRTTDPQHKAVVAKIFDKLLEQGDIYLGEYSGWYSVSDEEFFTESQLAEVYRNEAGEMIGGVAPSGHEVQQVSEASYFFKMSKYADRLLAYYAEHPELIQPKSREKEIVKNFIEPGLEDLAVTRTTFDWGVPVNSDPKHVVYVWIDALTNYITGLGYDPDKGSFEQQSEQFKQFWPADLHMVGKDIARFHFIYWPIMLMALDLPLPKQMYGHGWMLMKDGKMSKSKGNVIYPEFLVEHYGIDALRYYLMREMPYGGDAVFTPEDFVGKMNYDLANDLGNLLNRTIAMINKYFDGTVPSYAGDITAYDASLRELGDATITEYKALLDSLEFSKALETVWALISRTNKYIDETTPWVLAKDENQSQALKSVMTHLVLSLRVIANLLKPVLITTSDEILRQLGLEPLAEGTWDELTFVADLGEAQVIDKGEPIFPRLDVEEEVAKITESMTGGQAAGDDSDWDPEAVELKNEKADIEFGQFEAVELRAAEVLDCQPVEGSNKLLQFKLDAGDDQPRQILSGIAKHYPDPKYFIGKKVAIVANLKPIHMMGEISQGMILSAENADGKLTVVELPEHVEVGAGLA; from the coding sequence GTGGTAGAGAATAAGAATTATTATGTGACGACGCCGATTTATTATCCAAGTGGGAAGTTACATATAGGTAATACGTATACAACAGTGGCATGTGATGTGTTGGCGCGGTATAAACGTCTACAAGGAGCGAATACATTCTTCTTGACAGGAACAGACGAACACGGTCAAAAAATTCAACAAAAAGCGGCAGATCAAGGGTTGTCTCCACAAGCCTATGTTGATCAAATGGCTGATAGTATTAAGTCACTATGGAACTATTTGGAAATTTCAAATGATGACTTTATTCGAACAACAGATCCGCAACATAAAGCAGTTGTGGCTAAAATCTTTGATAAGTTGTTGGAACAAGGTGATATCTACTTAGGCGAATATTCGGGCTGGTATTCAGTTTCGGATGAAGAATTCTTCACAGAAAGTCAATTAGCAGAAGTGTACCGCAATGAGGCGGGGGAAATGATCGGTGGAGTGGCTCCAAGTGGTCATGAAGTACAGCAAGTCAGCGAAGCGTCTTACTTCTTTAAGATGAGTAAGTATGCTGATCGCTTGCTTGCCTATTATGCGGAACATCCAGAGTTAATTCAGCCCAAATCGCGTGAAAAGGAAATCGTGAAAAACTTTATTGAGCCGGGCTTGGAAGACTTGGCGGTGACGCGGACAACCTTTGATTGGGGCGTACCGGTTAATTCAGATCCGAAGCATGTCGTCTATGTTTGGATCGATGCGTTGACCAACTACATTACTGGGCTTGGTTATGATCCAGATAAAGGGAGTTTTGAGCAACAGTCTGAGCAATTCAAGCAATTTTGGCCGGCTGATTTGCATATGGTGGGGAAAGATATTGCACGATTCCACTTTATTTATTGGCCAATTATGTTGATGGCACTGGATCTGCCACTTCCGAAACAAATGTATGGTCATGGTTGGATGTTGATGAAAGACGGCAAAATGTCTAAATCAAAAGGAAATGTGATTTATCCGGAGTTCTTAGTAGAGCATTATGGGATAGATGCCTTGCGTTATTATTTAATGCGCGAGATGCCTTACGGGGGTGATGCGGTCTTCACACCGGAAGATTTTGTCGGGAAGATGAACTATGACTTGGCTAACGATTTAGGTAACTTATTAAACCGAACCATTGCAATGATTAATAAATACTTCGATGGAACAGTACCAAGTTATGCAGGAGATATTACAGCCTACGATGCTTCCTTACGTGAGTTGGGAGATGCAACGATTACTGAGTACAAAGCTTTACTAGATAGTTTGGAATTTTCGAAAGCATTAGAAACGGTTTGGGCGCTTATCTCACGGACGAATAAATATATTGATGAGACGACTCCATGGGTGCTCGCTAAAGATGAGAATCAGAGCCAAGCACTGAAAAGTGTCATGACACACTTAGTCTTGAGCTTACGCGTGATTGCCAATCTCTTGAAACCAGTATTGATTACAACTTCTGATGAGATCTTGCGTCAATTAGGCTTGGAACCTCTAGCAGAAGGCACTTGGGATGAGTTGACTTTTGTGGCAGATTTAGGTGAAGCACAAGTGATTGATAAAGGTGAGCCGATTTTCCCTCGTCTAGATGTGGAAGAAGAAGTGGCAAAAATTACTGAATCAATGACAGGTGGGCAAGCGGCTGGAGACGATTCAGACTGGGATCCAGAAGCCGTTGAACTGAAGAATGAAAAAGCTGATATTGAATTTGGTCAGTTTGAAGCTGTTGAATTGCGGGCAGCGGAAGTGCTAGACTGCCAGCCAGTTGAAGGATCGAATAAATTACTTCAATTCAAATTAGATGCTGGTGACGATCAGCCAAGACAGATTCTCTCGGGAATTGCCAAGCACTATCCAGATCCTAAGTACTTCATCGGTAAAAAAGTAGCCATTGTTGCTAACTTAAAACCGATTCATATGATGGGCGAAATCAGCCAAGGAATGATCTTATCCGCTGAGAATGCAGATGGCAAGCTAACGGTCGTGGAACTACCAGAACACGTTGAAGTGGGTGCGGGATTAGCATAA
- a CDS encoding ABC transporter ATP-binding protein, with translation MFYYLKKDKKRVFILSMVIIIRQLLLVYNMTINARGLNALVNFDFEEFIKQNVYLVILWTVIIVMDIIIKISKENIIQDLIIEIKQTISNYLRNQNYREYHKNSEGKYLSWLNNDMKLIENKGFNQFFNIIQGLSGMIFAGISLLMYHWSLATVVAVGAGTMMLVPKLFSAKIRESSQALAQSNAQYVEEVEDTLHGFNVFFGLNILNRLPKKIYQAAIGLKQSIMDQTKVEAFSFSVGFAINVLAQIGITFYAGLLAFNGVVLIGTIEATGGLTDIIFNSLSQLSNQITLINGVTPVFDKFKQMDARELEDFSRIAEQVDNQKTSIVFSGNQVSFAYEDKQVFSNLTFTIHQGQKYLIKGPSGCGKSTFLKVLASYLQTYEGDIQYFGQQLSVIPSHIIRDQIMYIDQTPYLFNQTVRENISLGDKYTDEAIVDSLVRAGFSENRANELIDYQVSGNGKNLSGGQKQRITLARGLIRNKHILLMDESTSAIDQKTALEVQERILALPELTVMMISHQTSEDVRKLFDEVINFPNDLI, from the coding sequence ATGTTTTACTATTTAAAAAAAGACAAGAAAAGAGTGTTTATACTGAGTATGGTCATTATCATTAGACAGTTATTATTAGTGTATAATATGACGATTAATGCTAGAGGATTGAATGCCTTAGTGAACTTTGACTTTGAAGAATTTATAAAACAGAATGTTTACTTAGTAATATTGTGGACGGTTATTATAGTGATGGATATTATAATCAAGATTTCGAAGGAAAATATTATTCAAGATTTAATTATTGAAATCAAACAAACTATCTCTAACTATCTCAGAAATCAAAATTATCGAGAATATCATAAAAATTCTGAAGGAAAGTATCTTTCATGGTTAAATAATGATATGAAATTAATTGAAAACAAGGGGTTTAATCAATTTTTCAACATTATACAAGGACTGTCTGGCATGATATTTGCGGGGATTTCGCTATTGATGTATCACTGGTCGCTGGCAACTGTAGTAGCGGTGGGAGCAGGCACAATGATGCTCGTGCCGAAGTTATTCTCGGCTAAGATAAGAGAATCTAGCCAAGCTCTAGCCCAATCCAATGCCCAGTACGTGGAAGAAGTCGAAGATACTTTACATGGCTTCAATGTCTTTTTCGGTCTAAATATACTGAATCGATTGCCAAAGAAGATTTATCAAGCGGCGATTGGATTGAAACAAAGCATCATGGATCAAACAAAAGTAGAAGCCTTTAGTTTCTCAGTTGGATTTGCCATTAATGTTTTGGCTCAAATAGGTATTACGTTTTATGCAGGGTTATTAGCGTTCAATGGAGTAGTCTTAATTGGAACTATTGAAGCAACAGGTGGATTAACGGATATTATATTTAATTCGCTTAGTCAGCTTTCTAATCAGATCACACTGATTAATGGGGTTACACCAGTGTTTGACAAATTTAAGCAAATGGATGCGAGAGAACTAGAAGATTTTAGTAGAATAGCTGAACAGGTGGATAATCAGAAAACATCGATTGTCTTTAGTGGGAACCAAGTATCATTTGCGTATGAAGACAAGCAGGTTTTTAGTAATTTAACGTTTACCATTCATCAAGGACAGAAGTATCTGATTAAAGGTCCAAGTGGTTGTGGGAAGAGTACTTTCTTAAAGGTGCTGGCGAGTTATTTGCAGACATATGAAGGAGATATACAATATTTTGGGCAGCAATTGAGTGTTATTCCATCCCACATTATTCGTGATCAGATTATGTATATTGATCAAACGCCTTACCTATTTAATCAAACTGTTAGAGAGAATATTTCGTTAGGTGATAAATATACAGATGAAGCGATTGTTGACTCACTTGTGCGTGCAGGGTTTAGTGAAAATAGGGCTAACGAATTGATTGATTATCAAGTTAGTGGGAATGGGAAAAATTTATCAGGCGGACAAAAGCAACGGATTACATTAGCAAGAGGATTAATAAGAAATAAGCATATTTTATTAATGGATGAGAGTACATCAGCGATTGATCAAAAAACTGCTCTTGAAGTGCAAGAACGTATTTTAGCACTACCTGAATTGACCGTTATGATGATAAGTCACCAAACAAGTGAAGATGTGCGGAAGTTGTTTGATGAAGTGATTAATTTCCCAAATGATTTAATATAG